Proteins found in one Laspinema palackyanum D2c genomic segment:
- a CDS encoding NB-ARC domain-containing protein yields the protein MYQPHPQERNHRFVPLNSEHRRRLQDKFLKDYDKKINDILQDWRRDSANLGEVPTEAQVKRILEDSASPGEYWLIDGLCRLLLNRPYRDYSHQNVPREFKQKITQKLENFKQGRGIAWGKFNKVWIETLNDLYPPSSETIRKFLNPDSETCEHWVVNGLSQIFLDCLYDEWIQRRLEARDINPVLKKAPEQKMPPLGNWEEEAPELSNFYGREEEVATLTQWIVHDRARLVVLLGLGGMGKTYLSIRCAQAIQNDFDQVKWISLRHAPPLLELLKNVIPSLSPQFSLDVPETSKEAINRLMDSLRSQRCLLIFDEWEPLLASGELAGQYREGYEDYGELIRQISRENHQSCLLVTSREPSQSMPYLEQEHLTTHLFPVQGLEPAAARHILQDNQLKDPEDWHKLIELYRANPLALMTICPIINDYFTGKVSSFIQKNTVVVDDALQEVLKQHWETVSEGEQQIMYGLAIARKPLSLSALKSQILSAFSESELLQIIKSLSRRSLLEISTVEDEAHFTLQPAVMKYITKDLITLVCQEITTGIRTQNLEICDRLRTHQMVIPDSLNPEINSLQVRLILTPIKEKLVMKLRSDRRLGVYLNQMLTLLAEKSALEVGYAAENIQNLLNLLPKYPG from the coding sequence ATGTATCAACCCCATCCGCAGGAAAGAAATCATCGTTTTGTTCCCCTGAATTCGGAACACCGAAGACGGTTACAGGATAAATTCCTGAAAGACTATGACAAGAAAATCAATGACATTTTACAGGATTGGCGCAGAGACTCGGCGAATTTGGGAGAAGTGCCAACGGAAGCGCAGGTCAAACGAATTTTGGAGGATAGCGCTTCCCCTGGCGAGTATTGGTTGATTGATGGATTATGTCGCCTGTTGCTGAATCGTCCCTATCGCGACTATAGTCATCAAAATGTTCCGCGAGAATTTAAACAAAAAATCACCCAAAAATTAGAGAATTTCAAGCAGGGTCGAGGCATTGCTTGGGGGAAATTTAATAAAGTTTGGATTGAAACTTTGAATGATTTATATCCCCCCAGTTCAGAAACTATTAGAAAGTTTCTCAACCCCGATTCTGAGACCTGCGAACATTGGGTTGTGAACGGGTTATCTCAGATTTTTCTGGACTGTTTATATGATGAATGGATCCAACGGCGTCTTGAAGCAAGGGATATCAATCCGGTCTTAAAAAAAGCGCCTGAGCAAAAAATGCCTCCGTTAGGGAATTGGGAAGAGGAAGCGCCGGAACTGTCTAATTTCTATGGACGGGAAGAAGAAGTGGCGACTTTGACCCAGTGGATTGTGCACGATCGCGCTCGATTAGTGGTGTTACTCGGATTGGGTGGAATGGGTAAAACCTATTTATCAATCCGCTGCGCTCAAGCAATTCAAAATGATTTTGACCAAGTAAAATGGATTTCCCTGCGCCATGCTCCCCCCCTCCTCGAACTCCTAAAAAATGTCATCCCATCTCTATCCCCTCAATTTTCCCTTGATGTGCCCGAAACCTCAAAAGAGGCGATTAATCGGCTGATGGATAGTTTGCGATCGCAACGATGTTTACTAATTTTTGATGAATGGGAACCCCTGTTAGCCAGTGGGGAATTAGCCGGACAATATCGAGAAGGATATGAGGATTATGGAGAATTAATTCGCCAAATTAGTCGGGAAAATCATCAAAGTTGTTTGCTGGTGACCAGTCGTGAGCCGTCTCAGTCCATGCCTTACTTAGAACAAGAACATTTGACGACTCATCTGTTCCCAGTTCAAGGATTAGAACCGGCAGCAGCTCGCCATATTTTACAAGACAACCAACTCAAAGATCCCGAAGATTGGCACAAATTAATTGAACTTTATCGGGCCAATCCTTTGGCTTTAATGACAATTTGTCCAATTATAAACGATTATTTTACGGGAAAAGTTTCTAGTTTTATCCAAAAAAATACCGTAGTAGTCGATGATGCTTTGCAGGAGGTATTGAAACAACATTGGGAAACCGTATCTGAGGGAGAACAACAAATCATGTACGGGTTAGCCATCGCCAGAAAACCCCTTTCCCTGTCTGCCTTAAAATCTCAGATATTATCAGCCTTTTCCGAATCGGAATTGCTCCAAATTATCAAGTCCCTGAGTCGGCGATCGCTCCTGGAAATCAGCACAGTGGAGGATGAAGCGCACTTTACCCTCCAACCGGCGGTGATGAAATATATCACGAAAGACTTAATCACCCTTGTTTGCCAGGAAATCACCACAGGAATCCGCACTCAAAACCTAGAAATATGTGACCGACTCCGCACCCATCAAATGGTAATTCCTGATAGTCTGAATCCCGAAATAAACTCCCTGCAAGTCCGACTGATTCTCACCCCCATTAAAGAGAAACTGGTGATGAAATTGAGAAGCGATCGCCGGTTAGGGGTTTATCTGAACCAGATGCTCACCCTACTTGCCGAAAAATCCGCATTAGAAGTGGGATATGCCGCCGAGAATATTCAGAATTTGCTCAATCTCTTGCCTAAATACCCGGGTTAA
- a CDS encoding alpha/beta fold hydrolase, with protein sequence MRSQPNSPPNSPPLGAQRDWIWRGYQIRYTYIRSPQAKANAIPLIFLHGFGSSLGQWRFNLRPISEYHTIYALDFLGFGASEKASANYRVSLWAELVYDFWRSFIAKPAVVVGHSLGALIALNTVATYPQMAQGLVMLTLPDPQPRQPPAWARAIEQFFSSPLLLWPLFKIVRQPGLLRVVLRKIYQNPELVDDELVELFAKPARDQRALQVFYRLSLTRSDPEYSPILKDVLPGLTLPILLLWGEADRIVPFRSARQLANLNSHIQLVTIPDAGHVVYDENPEFVNQAIVEWVERAIE encoded by the coding sequence ATGCGATCGCAACCCAACTCACCCCCCAACTCACCCCCCCTCGGCGCTCAACGGGATTGGATTTGGCGCGGATATCAAATCCGTTACACCTATATCCGATCGCCTCAAGCTAAAGCAAATGCCATCCCCTTAATTTTTCTTCATGGATTTGGTTCTTCCTTGGGACAATGGCGGTTCAATTTAAGACCGATTAGCGAATATCATACAATTTATGCCCTAGATTTTTTAGGTTTTGGTGCTTCCGAAAAAGCCTCGGCCAATTATCGCGTCAGTTTATGGGCGGAATTAGTCTATGATTTTTGGCGGAGTTTCATTGCGAAACCTGCTGTCGTCGTCGGCCATTCCCTGGGAGCATTAATTGCCTTAAACACCGTCGCCACCTATCCCCAAATGGCCCAAGGATTAGTCATGCTGACCCTACCGGACCCGCAACCGAGACAACCCCCCGCTTGGGCGAGAGCGATCGAGCAATTTTTCTCATCCCCCCTGTTATTATGGCCTCTATTTAAAATCGTCCGCCAGCCGGGTTTATTGCGGGTTGTTCTGAGAAAAATCTATCAAAATCCTGAATTAGTCGATGATGAATTAGTCGAACTCTTTGCCAAACCTGCACGGGATCAAAGAGCATTACAAGTCTTTTATCGCCTCTCCCTCACCCGCAGCGATCCGGAATATAGTCCAATTCTCAAAGATGTGTTACCCGGATTAACCCTCCCTATTTTATTACTCTGGGGAGAAGCGGACCGGATTGTTCCCTTTAGGAGTGCGAGGCAATTGGCTAACTTAAATTCTCACATTCAATTGGTAACAATTCCGGATGCCGGTCATGTGGTTTATGATGAAAATCCAGAGTTTGTCAATCAAGCGATCGTGGAGTGGGTAGAACGAGCAATTGAATAG